The Podospora pseudopauciseta strain CBS 411.78 chromosome 2 map unlocalized CBS411.78m_2, whole genome shotgun sequence genome has a window encoding:
- the PaPKS1 gene encoding Polyketide synthase (COG:I; EggNog:ENOG503NWH8; antiSMASH:Cluster_1; SMCOG1093:Beta-ketoacyl synthase), with product MADKLAFLLFGDQSLDTHGFLAEFFRQEKQGILAKAFLEQAGHELRKEVEKLPRVERSRLPIFRTLQQLNERYYAQKLKHPGIDGALLCISQLAHYIDHAEKNFEDVTRHDSTHLVGLCSGLFAASAIASTPSLSALVPVAVQAVLLAFRTGSYVHTLGDRLCPANEQSESWTYIFPGLKEDDATAALESFHRENGIPQASRAYVSAASASSLAISGPPTTLRLLVAKGRLSAKPTSIPVYGPYHAAHLHASANIDKILHLDDPEVVDAFYNTRPRSAVMSCTSGTWFAATDTRTLIKSVVFEILNETLMFNKVLDGCLERARQFKGDSCLILPLGPTQNAATLANLLKSQTDLEVILRKPPAVSPESTSSTIGNHGSVGRCKLAIVGMAGRFPDAASHEKLWELLEKGLDVHRVVPADRFDVKSHYDPTGKIMNTSHTPYGCWIENPGFFDPRFFNMSPREALQTDPMQRMALTTAYEALEMSGYVPNRTPTTRLDRIGTFYGQTSDDWRELNAAQEVDTYYITGGVRAFGPGRINYHFGFSGPSLNIDTACSSSAAAMNVACSSLWARDCDTAIVGGLSCMTNPDIFSGLSRGQFLSKKGPCATFDNEADGYCRGDGCASVVVKRLEDAEAEGDRILAVILGTATNHSADAISITHPHGPTQSVLSRQILDEAGVDPLDVDYVEMHGTGTQAGDGTEMVSVTNVFAPAERKRPANRPLYLGAVKANVGHGEAASGVTALCKVLMMLQKNAIPPHVGIKQGSVINKTFPKDLSERNVNIAFHTTPFRRKDGKPRRVFINNFSAAGGNTGLLLEDAPQRPKATVDPRSHHVVTLTGKSKAAMIRNAERLVGWMERNPETPLSHVAYTTTARKIQHYWRMNVVASDLDEAKSAISTRLKENFVPVLPEQPKVAFMFTGQGSHYPALGKEFYEHYSVFRQNIDEFDRIAQIHGFPSFLPLIDGSESDVSKLSPVVVQLGLACFEMALARLWISWGIRPAVVLGHSLGEYAALEVAGVLSASDAIYLVGARAQLLVEKCTAGTHAMLATMGSVETIMDALGVKATGVNVACINGPRETVLSGESSEMAEIAQHLTGAGFKCTQLRVPFAFHSAQVDAILDDFEKLAKSVQFNTPKVPIISPLLGKMVENEPITPGYLRNHAREAVNFLGGLVSAQQSGAIDEKTVWLEVGPHPVLAGMVKASFGVATIAVPTLRRNEGCYRTLSSSLCTLHTAGLNIDFNEFHRDFTESVRLLDLPSYSFDEKNYWLQYTGDWCLSKNRVGTQAGPKAIEAPKPKLSTTTVQKITKEEVNGDVVILETESDLCQPELRNVVSGHLVNGAPLCPSSLYGDMAMTACQYAYKLVRPGTEKIGTNVAHMEVPKTLIFNDTAKSHILRMTINANARTGQADIVFHTGDGAKRTDHAICKVYFGELEDWQNEFDRVAYLIKTRIDSLKAAEQRGEASKIGRGLAYKLFGALVDYNRRYQGMEEVILDSKTCEATAKIRFQTTPEDGNYVFSPYHIDSSCHISGFIINGTDAVDSREQVFISHGWGSMRFTEVPQANKEYRSYIRMQPIKGSKMYAGDAYVFDGDKVIGITGDIKFQAIPRKVLNMMLPPRGTAISSGPARAAPAAKAAPVKAAPAKKKKETVTPANIGKVNQKLKGVVSQVMDILAKEVGCSHDELADNIAFTDLGVDSLMSLTVSGRIREEMDLDLHSNAFVDHPTIGVFKIYLAQFEKSGVQASISSSESDNSDDESPEIDSDSNVTTPLDESETGSLKGDGLKNESGSSSSELQSIVRNTIAGEMQVEVDEILAAPDLANLGMDSLMSLSILGTLREKTGLTIPSDLFVSNPSLKDVERALGIVDAPKPRPAALKQSKQQAPAPKTAQHPRIGIEQPGPPKPPRPTNIVDDYPNRKASSVLLSGSHRTATKHLFMIPDGSGSATSYTEIADVGGDWAVWGLFSPFMKTPEEYKCGVYGMASKFIEEMKRRQPQGPYSLAGWSAGGVIAYEIVSQLVKAGDEVEHLIIIDAPCPVTIEPLPEGLHAWFASIGLLGDGDDKKIPPWLLPHFAASVSALSNYDAEPIPKEKCPKVTTIWCEDGVCKLPTDPRPEPYPKGHALFLLDNRTDFGPNRWDEYLDVNKMQFRHMPGNHFSMMHDDQAKQLGSFIREVLL from the exons ATGGCTGACAAGTTGGCATTTCTTCTCTTCGGAGACCAGTCTCTTGATACCCACGGCTTCCTCGCCGAGTTCTTTCGCCAGGAGAAGCAGGGTATACTCGCAAAGGCCTTCTTGGAACAAGCCGGGCACGAATTGAGGAAGGAAGTTGAGAAGTTGCCTCGAGTGGAACGATCACGACTGCCGATTTTCCGAACTCTTCAGCAACTAAACGAGAGATACTACGCCCAGAAGCTCAAGCACCCAGGAATCGATGGGGCGTTGTTGTGTATATCTCAACTGGCACACTACATCGA CCACGCAGAGAAGAACTTCGAGGATGTGACCCGGCATGATAGCACCCACCTTGTCGGTCTCTGCTCTGGGCTGTTTGCCGCCTCTGCCATTGCATCGACACCATCCCTGTCAGCCTTGGTACCTGTGGCCGTCCAGGCTGTCCTTCTCGCCTTCAGGACTGGGTCGTACGTTCACACACTGGGAGACCGATTATGTCCTGCCAATGAGCAATCAGAGAGCTGGACATACATCTTCCCAGGGCTCAAGGAGGACGATGCCACGGCTGCCCTCGAGAGCTTCCATCGCGAAAAT GGCATTCCCCAGGCGAGCCGTGCCTATGTCAGTGCCGCCTCCGCCAGCAGCCTCGCCATTTCTGGGCCGCCCACCACGCTCAGACTCTTGGTTGCCAAGGGCAGGCTGTCAGCCAAGCCGACGTCGATTCCAGTCTACGGCCCGTATCATGCCGCTCATCTACACGCCTCCGCCAATATCGACAAGATTCTGCATTTAGATGATCCGGAAGTGGTCGATGCCTTCTACAACACTCGGCCACGGTCGGCGGTTATGTCATGCACATCGGGGACTTGGTTCGCGGCGACGGATACGCGGACGCTGATCAAATCAGTCGTGTTTGAAATTCTCAATGAGACTCTGATGTTTAACAAGGTCCTCGACGGGTGTCTCGAGCGGGCGCGCCAGTTCAAGGGAGATAGCTGTCTCATTTTGCCGCTGGGCCCCACTCAAAATGCCGCGACGCTTGCGAATCTTCTCAAGTCTCAGACAGACTTGGAGGTCATTCTCCGCAAGCCGCCTGCTGTGTCACCGGAGAGCACGTCCTCGACAATCGGGAACCATGGGTCGGTGGGAAGGTGCAAGCTGGCCATTGTCGGCATGGCAGGTCGCTTCCCTGATGCTGCCAGCCACGAGAAGCTCTGggagctgttggagaagggCCTGGATGTCCACCGTGTGGTCCCGGCGGATCGCTTTGATGTCAAGTCTCACTATGATCCCACCGGAAAGATCATGAACACCAGTCACACGCCCTATGGCTGCTGGATTGAGAACCCCGGGTTTTTCGACCCTCGGTTTTTCAACATGTCGCCCCGTGAAGCGCTCCAGACCGATCCCATGCAGCGCATGGCCTTGACCACGGCCTATGAAGCTCTCGAGATGTCTGGCTATGTGCCGAACCGGACGCCAACTACCCGCCTTGACCGCATCGGCACCTTTTACGGCCAGACATCTGATGACTGGCGTGAACTGAATGCGGCCCAGGAGGTCGACACCTACTACATCACGGGTGGTGTGCGTGCTTTCGGCCCCGGACGCATCAACTACCACTTTGGTTTCAGCGGACCCAGTCTCAACATTGATACTGCCTGCTCGTCCAGTGCCGCGGCTATGAACGTCGCTTGCTCCTCTCTGTGGGCTCGGGACTGTGACACTGCCATTGTCGGAGGGTTGTCGTGCATGACCAACCCGGACATTTTCTCCGGTCTCAGCAGAGGACAATTCCTATCCAAGAAGGGACCTTGCGCTACTTTCGACAACGAGGCTGACGGCTACTGCCGTGGTGACGGTTGCGCCTCTGTGGTCGTCAAGCGTTTGGAGGATGCCGAAGCTGAGGGTGACAGAATCCTTGCTGTCATCTTGGGTACGGCCACCAACCACTCTGCTGatgccatctccatcacTCATCCTCACGGACCCACGCAGTCTGTCCTTTCTCGCCAGATCCTTGACGAGGCTGGTGTGGATCCCCTTGATGTCGACTATGTTGAAATGCACGGAACCGGCACTCAAGCTGGCGATGGTACCGAGATGGTGTCTGTCACCAATGTCTTTGCCCCCGCAGAGCGCAAGAGACCTGCCAACAGACCTCTCTATCTCGGTGCCGTCAAGGCCAATGTCGGTCACGGAGAGGCTGCTTCTGGTGTGACTGCTCTGTGCAAGGTGCTCATGATGCTCCAAAAGAATGCCATCCCACCCCACGTGGGTATCAAGCAGGGCTCCGTCATCAACAAGACTTTCCCCAAGGATTTGTCTGAGCGCAACGTCAACATTGCcttccacaccacccccttcagAAGAAAGGATGGTAAGCCCAGACGcgtcttcatcaacaacttcaGTGCCGCTGGCGGTAACACTGGCTTGCTTCTTGAAGATGCGCCTCAGCGCCCCAAGGCCACCGTTGATCCCCGCAGCCACCACGTTGTCACCCTCACCGGCAAGTCAAAGGCTGCCATGATCCGTAATGCGGAACGCCTTGTTGGCTGGATGGAGAGGAACCCCGAGACGCCGCTGTCTCATGTGGcctacaccaccactgccagaAAGATTCAGCACTACTGGCGCATGAACGTTGTTGCCAGTGACCTCGACGAGGCGAAGTCGGCCATTTCTACCCGCCTCAAGGAGAACTTCGTCCCTGTTCTCCCTGAGCAGCCCAAGGTTGCCTTCATGTTCACTGGCCAGGGATCTCACTACCCGGCCCTCGGCAAAGAGTTCTATGAGCACTACTCGGTCTTCCGTCAGAACATTGACGAGTTTGACCGCATTGCTCAGATCCATGGTTTCCCATCCTTCTTGCCCCTGATTGACGGCAGCGAGTCTGATGTCTCCAAGCTGTCTCCAGTGGTTGTGCAGCTTGGCCTGGCCTGCTTCGAGATGGCTCTTGCCCGCTTGTGGATATCTTGGGGTATCCGCCCTGCTGTGGTCCTTGGCCACAGTCTGGGTGAGTATGCTGCTCTCGAGGTGGCTGGTGTTCTTTCCGCCAGCGATGCCATCTACCTCGTCGGCGCGCGTGCTCAGCTCCTTGTTGAGAAGTGCACCGCCGGCACCCATGCTATGCTTGCCACCATGGGCTCTGTCGAGACCATCATGGACGCTCTTGGTGTGAAGGCCACTGGTGTTAATGTCGCCTGCATCAATGGCCCTCGCGAGACTGTTCTCAGCGGCGAGTCTAGCGAGATGGCTGAGATTGCCCAACACCTCACCGGCGCCGGCTTCAAGTGCACTCAGCTCCGTGTGCCCTTCGCCTTCCACTCGGCCCAGGTTGACGCCATCCTGGACGACTTTGAGAAGCTCGCCAAGTCTGTACAGttcaacacccccaaggTGCCCATCATTTCGCCCCTTCTTGGCAAGATGGTCGAGAACGAGCCCATCACGCCTGGCTATCTTCGCAATCATGCCCGTGAGGCCGTCAACTTTCTCGGTGGCCTGGTTTCTGCTCAGCAGTCTGGTGCCATTGACGAGAAGACTGTCTGGCTCGAGGTCGGCCCTCACCCAGTGTTGGCTGGTATGGTCAAGGCTTCTTTTGGCGTTGCCACCATTGCGGTCCCGACTCTTCGTCGCAACGAGGGTTGCTACAGGACTCTGTCCTCCAGCTTGTGCACTCTGCACACCGCTGGTCTAAACATCGACTTTAACGAGTTCCACCGTGACTTCACCGAATCGGTTCGCCTGCTTGATTTGCCCAGCTACTCGTTCGATGAGAAGAACTACTGGCTGCAGTACACTGGCGACTGGTGCTTGTCCAAGAACCGCGTCGGAACCCAGGCTGGTCCCAAGGCCATCGAggcccccaagcccaagctgTCCACCACGACCGTTCAGAAGatcaccaaggaggaggtcaacgGCGACGTTGTCATCCTCGAGACTGAGTCCGATCTTTGCCAACCAGAGCTTCGCAACGTGGTCTCTGGTCACTTGGTCAACGGTGCTCCTCTGTGCCCATCTTCGCTCTATGGCGACATGGCCATGACAGCATGCCAGTACGCTTACAAGCTGGTACGGCCCGGGACCGAAAAAATCGGCACCAATGTGGCACACATGGAAGTTCCCAAGACGTTGATCTTCAACGACACCGCAAAGAGCCACATACTGCGCATGACTATCAACGCCAATGCTAGGACCGGCCAAGCCGACATTGTCTTCCACACTGGTGATGGCGCCAAGAGAACCGACCATGCTATCTGCAAGGTCTACTTCGGTGAGCTCGAGGACTGGCAGAACGAGTTTGACCGTGTTGCCTACTTGATCAAGACCCGCATCGACTCACTCAAGGCGGCTGAGCAGCGTGGTGAGGCTTCCAAGATTGGCCGTGGGCTTGCTTACAAGCTCTTCGGTGCTCTTGTCGACTACAACCGCAGATACCAGGGCATGGAGGAGGTCATTTTGGACAGCAAGACTTGCGAGGCTACTGCCAAGATCCGCTTCCAGACTACGCCGGAGGATGGCAACTACGTTTTCAGCCCGTACCACATCGACAGTTCTTGCCACATCTCCGGTTTCATCATCAACGGAACTGACGCCGTCGACTCCCGTGAGCAGGTGTTCATCTCTCACGGTTGGGGTTCGATGAGATTCACCGAGGTTCCTCAGGCCAACAAGGAGTATCGCAGCTACATCCGCATGCAACCCATCAAGGGCTCCAAGATGTATGCCGGTGATGCCTACGTTTTCGACGGCGACAAGGTCATCGGTATCACGGGTGACATCAAATTCCAAGCAATCCCTCGCAAGGTCCTCAACATGATGCTGCCTCCTCGCGGCACTGCTATTTCCAGCGGACCTGCCCGTGCTGCTCCTGCGGCCAAGGCTGCCCCGGTCAAGGCTGCTcccgccaagaagaagaaggagactGTCACCCCCGCCAACATTGGCAAGGTGAACCAGAAGCTCAAGGGTGTTGTCTCCCAGGTCATGGATATCCTTGCCAAGGAGGTCGGCTGCAGCCACGATGAGCTTGCCGACAACATCGCCTTCACAGATCTTGGTGTTGACTCTCTGATGTCCTTGACTGTCAGCGGTCGCATCCGTGAGGAGATGGACCTGGATCTTCACTCCAATGCCTTTGTTGACCACCCCACTATTGGCGTCTTCAAGATTTACTTGGCTCAATTTGAGAAGTCTGGCGTCCAGGCGAGCATCTCTTCCAGCGAATCCGACAACTCTGATGATGAGTCACCTGAGATTGATTCCGACTCCAACGTCACCACTCCTCTTGATGAGAGTGAGACAGGCTCTCTCAAGGGTGATGGTCTGAAGAACGAGTCTGGGTCCTCTAGCAGCGAGCTTCAGAGCATCGTTCGCAACACCATTGCTGGTGAGATGcaggtcgaggttgacgagATCCTCGCTGCCCCCGACCTTGCCAACCTTGGCATGGACTCGTTGATGAGCTTGTCTATCCTGGGTACACTCCGTGAGAAGACCGGTCTGACGATCCCATCTGATCTCTTTGTCTCCAACCCATCTCTCAAGGATGTTGAGCGTGCCTTGGGCATCGTTGATGCCCCCAAGCCTCGCCCTGCTGCCCTTAAGCAGTCAAAGCAGCAGGCTCCCGCTCCCAAGACCGCTCAGCACCCCCGCATTGGCATTGAGCAGCCCGGCCCTCCCAAGCCTCCCAGACCTACCAACATTGTCGATGACTACCCGAACCGCAAGGCTTCCTCGGTTCTTCTCTCAGGCAGCCACCGCACCGCCACGAAGCATCTCTTCATGATTCCTGATGGCTCCGGTTCCGCTACATCTTACACTGAGATCGCCGACGTGGGAGGTGACTGGGCTGTCTGGGGTCTCTTCTCCCCATTCATGAAGACCCCTGAGGAATACAAGTGCGGTGTCTATGGCATGGCCTCCAAGTTCATTGAGGAGATGAAGCGTCGTCAGCCGCAGGGCCCATACTCCCTTGCCGGTTGGTCCGCGGGTGGTGTCATCGCCTATGAGATCGTCTCCCAGCTAGTCAAGGCtggtgacgaggttgagcACCTGATCATTATCGATGCTCCTTGCCCCGTCACTATCGAGCCCCTCCCCGAGGGACTCCACGCTTGGTTCGCCTCCATCGGCCTCCTCGGTGACGGCGACGACAAGAAGATCCCCCCTTGGCTCCTGCCCCACTTCGCTGCCAGTGTTTCGGCGCTGAGCAACTACGACGCGGAGCCCATTCCCAAGGAGAAGTGTCCCAAGGTGACGACCATTTGGTGCGAGGACGGTGTGTGCAAGCTGCCCACCGACCCCCGACCAGAACCATACCCCAAGGGACACGCCCTCTTCCTGTTGGACAATCGGACAGACTTTGGTCCCAACAGGTGGGACGAGTACTTGGATGTGAACAAGATGCAGTTCAGACACATGCCAGGGAACCACTTCTCGATGATGCATGATGATCAG GCCAAGCAACTCGGAAGCTTCATCCGCGAAGTGCTTTTGTAA